One window from the genome of Equus asinus isolate D_3611 breed Donkey chromosome 29, EquAss-T2T_v2, whole genome shotgun sequence encodes:
- the CREM gene encoding cAMP-responsive element modulator isoform X32: MAAATGDMPTYQIRAPTTALPQGVVMAASPGSLHSPQQLAEEATRKRELRLMKNREAAKECRRRKKEYVKCLESRVAVLEVQNKKLIEELETLKDICSPKTD, translated from the exons cTGCCACTGGTGACATGCCAACTTACCAGATCCGAGCTCCCACTACTGCTTTGCCACAGGGGGTAGTGATGGCTGCCTCACCAGGAAGTTTGCACAGTCCCCAGCAACTGGCAGAAGAGGCAACACGCAAACGAGAGCTGAGGCTAATGAAAAACAG GGAAGCTGCTAAAGAATGTCGACGTCgaaagaaagaatatgtaaagTGTCTGGAGAGTCGAGTTGCTGTGCTGGAAGTTCAGAACAAGAAGCTTATAGAGGAACTTGAAACCTTGAAAGACATTTGCTCTCCTAAAACAGATTAG
- the CREM gene encoding cAMP-responsive element modulator isoform X34 gives MPTYQIRAPTTALPQGVVMAASPGSLHSPQQLAEEATRKRELRLMKNREAAKECRRRKKEYVKCLESRVAVLEVQNKKLIEELETLKDICSPKTD, from the exons ATGCCAACTTACCAGATCCGAGCTCCCACTACTGCTTTGCCACAGGGGGTAGTGATGGCTGCCTCACCAGGAAGTTTGCACAGTCCCCAGCAACTGGCAGAAGAGGCAACACGCAAACGAGAGCTGAGGCTAATGAAAAACAG GGAAGCTGCTAAAGAATGTCGACGTCgaaagaaagaatatgtaaagTGTCTGGAGAGTCGAGTTGCTGTGCTGGAAGTTCAGAACAAGAAGCTTATAGAGGAACTTGAAACCTTGAAAGACATTTGCTCTCCTAAAACAGATTAG
- the CREM gene encoding cAMP-responsive element modulator isoform X31: MAAATGDMPTYQIRAPTTALPQGVVMAASPGSLHSPQQLAEEATRKRELRLMKNREAARECRRKKKEYVKCLENRVAVLENQNKTLIEELKALKDLYCHKAE, from the exons cTGCCACTGGTGACATGCCAACTTACCAGATCCGAGCTCCCACTACTGCTTTGCCACAGGGGGTAGTGATGGCTGCCTCACCAGGAAGTTTGCACAGTCCCCAGCAACTGGCAGAAGAGGCAACACGCAAACGAGAGCTGAGGCTAATGAAAAACAG GGAAGCTGCCCGGGAGTGtcgcaggaagaagaaagaatatgtcAAATGTCTTGAAAATCGTGTGGCTGTGCTTGAAAACCAAAACAAGACTCTCATTGAGGAACTCAAGGCCCTCAAAGATCTTTATTGCCATAAAGCAGAGTAA
- the CREM gene encoding cAMP-responsive element modulator isoform X33, translating into MPTYQIRAPTTALPQGVVMAASPGSLHSPQQLAEEATRKRELRLMKNREAARECRRKKKEYVKCLENRVAVLENQNKTLIEELKALKDLYCHKAE; encoded by the exons ATGCCAACTTACCAGATCCGAGCTCCCACTACTGCTTTGCCACAGGGGGTAGTGATGGCTGCCTCACCAGGAAGTTTGCACAGTCCCCAGCAACTGGCAGAAGAGGCAACACGCAAACGAGAGCTGAGGCTAATGAAAAACAG GGAAGCTGCCCGGGAGTGtcgcaggaagaagaaagaatatgtcAAATGTCTTGAAAATCGTGTGGCTGTGCTTGAAAACCAAAACAAGACTCTCATTGAGGAACTCAAGGCCCTCAAAGATCTTTATTGCCATAAAGCAGAGTAA